A section of the Halopiger aswanensis genome encodes:
- a CDS encoding metal-dependent hydrolase — MFVGHALLAFAVAALVAERRGWNGRRALLVGAVAGAFAAVPDIDVAYALVGLADWRLLGGSLGAPAAFWDASRAVHRSATHSLVVGVVAAPAFALFVVRDSSRARIARLVGGGLLAGLVALALVVDGPLSGFVMALFAASGVLVAAVAARRTSLSPAAVALAALWGLWSHPWGDLVTGSPPEWLYPLESSLLASRVVLHADPTLHLLGAFAIELATIWLALAAVCRLTDRSPLALVDRRAGAGVAYGLVALAATPPTLAVSYHFVFSILVVGALCGVSCGVPSTTALRADGGRSVPIPAASPLLERALTAVGAVTVALLAYATVYTFVAPL; from the coding sequence GTGTTCGTCGGTCACGCTCTGCTCGCGTTCGCCGTTGCGGCGCTCGTCGCCGAGCGACGCGGCTGGAACGGTCGACGGGCCCTCCTCGTCGGCGCCGTCGCCGGCGCGTTCGCGGCGGTTCCGGACATCGACGTCGCGTACGCGCTCGTCGGCCTCGCCGACTGGCGCCTTCTCGGCGGCTCCCTCGGCGCGCCGGCGGCCTTCTGGGACGCCAGCCGGGCCGTCCACCGGTCGGCCACCCACTCACTTGTCGTCGGCGTCGTCGCGGCACCGGCGTTCGCCCTCTTCGTCGTCCGCGACTCGAGTCGCGCTCGGATCGCCCGTCTCGTCGGCGGCGGCCTGCTCGCCGGTCTCGTCGCGCTCGCACTCGTCGTCGACGGTCCGCTCTCCGGGTTCGTCATGGCGCTGTTCGCCGCGAGCGGCGTCCTCGTCGCTGCGGTCGCCGCTCGGCGGACGTCGCTCTCGCCGGCCGCAGTTGCGCTGGCCGCGCTCTGGGGCCTCTGGTCCCACCCGTGGGGCGACCTCGTCACGGGCTCACCCCCTGAGTGGCTCTACCCGCTCGAGTCGTCGCTGCTCGCGTCGCGGGTCGTCCTCCACGCGGACCCGACGCTGCACCTGCTCGGCGCGTTCGCTATCGAACTCGCCACGATCTGGCTCGCGCTCGCGGCGGTCTGCCGACTCACCGACCGCTCCCCCCTCGCGCTCGTCGATCGCCGGGCTGGCGCCGGCGTCGCGTACGGTCTCGTTGCACTCGCGGCGACGCCGCCGACGCTCGCCGTCTCGTACCACTTCGTCTTCTCGATCCTGGTGGTCGGTGCCCTCTGCGGTGTCAGCTGCGGGGTCCCGTCGACGACGGCCCTGCGGGCCGATGGCGGCCGCTCCGTGCCGATTCCCGCGGCCAGCCCGCTGCTCGAGAGGGCACTGACAGCCGTTGGGGCCGTCACGGTTGCGCTGCTCGCGTACGCGACAGTCTATACGTTCGTCGCGCCGCTGTGA